One Luteibacter aegosomaticola genomic window carries:
- a CDS encoding cytochrome c oxidase subunit 3 yields the protein MGHQQQDAYFVPSKSQWPIVAAVSMFVTVFGAAHWLNAEPGDSGFGKIVFMVGVLMIFGMFFGWFRSVIHESMAGSYNSQVDRSFRMGMMWFIFSEVMFFGAFFGALFYARIFSVPWLGGEGHGVLTHQFVWDNYSAAWGASGGGGPDKIGGNFHTIAAWGLPLLNTLILLSSGVTITIAHHALKAGHRKALLIGLGFTVLLGATFLFCQAHEYAEAYEHFNLTLGSGVYGATFFMLTGFHGMHVTLGTIMLAIIWIRCAKGHFTKDDHFGFEAVAWYWHFVDVVWLALFLFVYVL from the coding sequence ATGGGTCACCAGCAACAAGACGCTTATTTCGTACCGAGCAAGAGCCAGTGGCCCATCGTGGCCGCGGTCTCGATGTTCGTCACCGTGTTCGGTGCCGCGCACTGGTTGAATGCGGAGCCGGGGGATTCCGGCTTCGGCAAGATCGTGTTCATGGTCGGCGTGCTGATGATCTTCGGCATGTTCTTCGGCTGGTTCCGCTCGGTCATCCACGAATCGATGGCCGGCAGCTACAACAGCCAGGTGGACCGATCGTTCCGCATGGGCATGATGTGGTTCATCTTCTCCGAGGTGATGTTCTTCGGGGCGTTCTTCGGCGCGCTGTTCTACGCTCGCATCTTCTCCGTGCCCTGGCTCGGCGGTGAAGGCCACGGTGTGCTGACCCACCAGTTCGTGTGGGATAACTACAGCGCAGCCTGGGGTGCATCGGGCGGCGGTGGCCCGGACAAGATCGGTGGCAACTTCCACACCATCGCGGCCTGGGGCCTGCCCCTGCTGAATACGTTGATCCTGCTCTCGTCGGGCGTGACCATCACCATTGCGCACCATGCGCTAAAGGCGGGTCACCGCAAGGCGTTGCTCATCGGCCTCGGCTTCACCGTGCTGCTGGGCGCGACCTTCCTGTTCTGCCAGGCGCACGAATACGCCGAAGCGTACGAACACTTCAACCTGACCCTGGGCAGCGGCGTCTACGGCGCCACGTTCTTCATGCTCACCGGCTTCCACGGCATGCACGTGACCCTGGGCACGATCATGCTGGCGATCATCTGGATCCGCTGCGCCAAGGGCCACTTCACGAAGGACGACCACTTCGGCTTCGAGGCCGTGGCGTGGTACTGGCACTTCGTCGACGTGGTCTGGCTGGCGTTGTTCCTGTTTGTCTATGTGCTCTGA
- the ctaD gene encoding cytochrome c oxidase subunit I — MANAATHDHHDHHDHHAPQGFFQRWVMSTNHKDIGTLYLVFALLMFFIGGAFAMVIRAELFKPGMQLVQPYFFNEMTTMHALVMIFGAIMPSFVGLANWMIPLMVGAPDMALPRMNNLSFWIMPFAFLLLLSTLFMPGGGPAGGWTMYPPLSLQGESIAYVVFAVHLMGISSIMGAINIIATILNMRAPGMDLLKMPVFVWSWLITAFLLIAVMPVLAGAVTMLLTDKYFHTNFFNAAGGGDPVLYQHIFWFFGHPEVYIMILPAFGIISEIIPTFARKPIFGYKAMVFAIASIAFLSFIVWAHHMFAVGLPMGAEIFFMYATMLIAVPTGVKVFNWVSTMWGGSMTFETPMLFSIAFVILFTIGGFSGLMLALAPADFQYHDTYFVVAHFHYVLVTGAAFSIMAAAYYWLPKWSGHMYSETWGKIHFWSSVISVNVLFFPQHFLGLAGMPRRIPDYNVAFANFNMISSIGGFWFGASQLIFLGVIVHCVWFSKKKAADRSWEGAKGLEWTVPSPAPHHTFDVPPVIHDDELAHGNTDH; from the coding sequence ATGGCGAACGCAGCCACCCACGACCACCACGATCATCATGATCACCACGCGCCGCAGGGATTCTTCCAGCGCTGGGTGATGTCCACGAACCACAAGGATATCGGCACCCTTTACCTGGTGTTCGCCCTGCTGATGTTCTTCATCGGCGGCGCCTTCGCGATGGTGATCCGCGCGGAGCTGTTCAAGCCGGGCATGCAGCTCGTGCAGCCGTATTTCTTCAATGAAATGACGACGATGCACGCGCTGGTCATGATCTTCGGCGCCATCATGCCCTCGTTCGTGGGCCTGGCGAACTGGATGATCCCGCTCATGGTCGGCGCGCCGGACATGGCCCTGCCGCGCATGAACAACCTCTCGTTCTGGATCATGCCGTTCGCGTTCCTGCTGCTGCTCAGCACGCTGTTCATGCCGGGCGGTGGTCCTGCCGGTGGCTGGACGATGTACCCGCCGCTTTCACTGCAGGGCGAATCGATCGCCTACGTGGTGTTCGCGGTGCATCTGATGGGTATCAGCTCGATCATGGGCGCGATCAACATCATCGCCACCATTCTCAACATGCGCGCCCCGGGCATGGATCTGCTGAAGATGCCGGTGTTCGTGTGGAGCTGGCTGATCACGGCGTTCCTGCTGATCGCGGTGATGCCGGTGCTGGCGGGCGCGGTGACGATGCTGCTCACCGACAAGTACTTCCACACCAACTTCTTCAATGCCGCCGGCGGCGGCGACCCGGTGCTCTACCAGCACATCTTCTGGTTCTTCGGGCACCCCGAGGTGTACATCATGATCCTGCCGGCGTTCGGGATCATCTCGGAGATCATCCCCACCTTCGCCCGCAAGCCGATCTTCGGCTACAAGGCCATGGTGTTCGCGATTGCTTCCATCGCGTTCCTCTCGTTCATCGTCTGGGCCCACCACATGTTCGCCGTGGGCCTGCCGATGGGTGCGGAGATCTTCTTCATGTACGCCACCATGCTCATCGCCGTGCCGACGGGCGTGAAGGTGTTCAACTGGGTAAGCACGATGTGGGGCGGCTCGATGACGTTCGAGACGCCGATGCTGTTCTCCATCGCGTTCGTCATCCTGTTCACCATCGGCGGCTTCTCCGGCCTGATGCTGGCGCTGGCCCCGGCCGACTTCCAGTACCACGATACCTATTTCGTGGTGGCGCACTTCCACTACGTGCTGGTGACCGGTGCGGCATTCTCGATCATGGCAGCCGCGTACTACTGGCTGCCGAAGTGGTCGGGCCACATGTATAGCGAGACGTGGGGCAAGATCCATTTCTGGTCCAGCGTCATCTCGGTGAACGTGCTCTTCTTCCCGCAGCACTTCCTGGGGCTGGCCGGCATGCCGCGCCGTATTCCCGATTACAACGTGGCCTTCGCCAACTTCAACATGATCAGCTCGATCGGCGGCTTCTGGTTCGGCGCCTCGCAGCTGATCTTCCTGGGCGTGATCGTGCACTGCGTGTGGTTCTCGAAGAAGAAAGCCGCAGACCGCTCTTGGGAAGGCGCGAAGGGCCTGGAGTGGACGGTGCCGTCGCCGGCTCCGCACCACACCTTCGACGTGCCGCCGGTCATCCATGACGATGAGCTGGCCCACGGCAACACGGATCACTGA
- the coxB gene encoding cytochrome c oxidase subunit II, giving the protein MTSGGIGRRLVSAWTAGVVLALSGGAAMANPEPDQLNMTKGAAEWSPYGMHMVALWVCVVIGIVVFGAMFVAMFRFRKSRGAVAEKWTHSTKLEIVWTVIPVIILIFLAKLATGGLTTFADTTNSEMTIKVTGYQWKWRYDYVEYKGKPVDRVGFMSKLEESSDRTRQLRSNLDPEKIQVDGYKTYLLDVDKPLVVPVGVKIRFIIVGGDVIHSWWVPALGWKMDAIPGIANAAWTKLKEPGVYRGQCAELCGQDHGFMPIVVKAVPKAEFEQWLATQQDEAKVQQAAQTAQANPATAPQG; this is encoded by the coding sequence ATGACATCTGGCGGCATCGGACGACGATTGGTTTCGGCGTGGACGGCAGGCGTGGTACTAGCCCTTTCGGGCGGGGCGGCAATGGCCAACCCGGAACCCGACCAGCTCAACATGACCAAGGGTGCCGCGGAATGGTCCCCTTATGGCATGCACATGGTGGCGCTGTGGGTCTGCGTCGTCATCGGCATCGTGGTGTTTGGCGCCATGTTCGTGGCGATGTTCCGCTTCCGTAAATCGCGCGGCGCCGTCGCCGAGAAATGGACCCACAGCACCAAGCTCGAGATCGTCTGGACGGTCATCCCCGTCATCATCCTGATCTTCCTGGCCAAGCTCGCCACGGGCGGCCTCACCACGTTCGCCGACACCACGAACTCGGAAATGACCATCAAGGTCACCGGGTACCAGTGGAAGTGGCGCTACGACTACGTGGAATACAAGGGCAAGCCGGTCGACCGCGTGGGCTTCATGTCCAAGCTGGAAGAAAGCTCCGACCGCACCCGCCAGCTCCGCTCCAACCTCGACCCGGAGAAGATCCAGGTCGACGGTTACAAGACCTACCTGCTCGACGTCGACAAGCCGCTCGTCGTCCCGGTAGGCGTCAAGATCCGCTTCATCATCGTCGGCGGCGACGTCATCCACTCGTGGTGGGTGCCGGCGCTGGGCTGGAAGATGGACGCGATCCCGGGTATCGCCAACGCGGCGTGGACGAAGCTCAAGGAGCCTGGCGTGTATCGCGGCCAGTGCGCCGAGCTTTGCGGCCAGGACCACGGCTTCATGCCCATCGTGGTGAAGGCCGTGCCCAAGGCTGAATTCGAACAGTGGCTGGCCACCCAGCAGGACGAGGCGAAGGTGCAGCAGGCTGCGCAGACCGCCCAGGCCAATCCCGCCACGGCCCCGCAGGGCTGA
- a CDS encoding DUF2244 domain-containing protein, with translation MFVLRPTVAGHPRVVWLKPNRALDQRGLSRLIIGLSALALATAAFGAWQGNVFAPLFALIEAFVVGFALGAAWRAGDRGERIAIGPDTLEVRHLPGRRVSRFQTYWVRIGLAPGDGRQRLLITSHGNELEIGAFLGEEERAEVKGKLMVLLSEARDQPRR, from the coding sequence ATGTTCGTGCTTCGACCGACCGTCGCGGGTCACCCGCGCGTGGTATGGCTTAAGCCTAACCGCGCCTTGGACCAGCGCGGCCTGAGTCGGCTGATCATCGGGCTTTCGGCGTTGGCCCTGGCGACCGCGGCGTTTGGCGCGTGGCAGGGGAACGTCTTCGCCCCCCTGTTTGCGCTGATCGAGGCGTTCGTCGTGGGGTTCGCGCTTGGCGCGGCCTGGCGGGCCGGCGACAGGGGTGAACGCATTGCCATTGGCCCGGATACGCTGGAGGTGCGGCACCTGCCGGGTCGACGGGTGTCTCGTTTCCAGACATATTGGGTACGCATCGGGCTGGCACCGGGGGATGGTCGCCAGCGGCTCTTGATTACATCGCACGGTAACGAGCTCGAAATCGGCGCCTTCCTTGGGGAAGAGGAGAGGGCCGAGGTGAAAGGGAAACTCATGGTGCTGCTGTCCGAAGCAAGGGATCAGCCGCGCAGGTAG